One Nostoc punctiforme PCC 73102 DNA window includes the following coding sequences:
- a CDS encoding lysylphosphatidylglycerol synthase domain-containing protein, whose product MKQFLRWIILGGTLFFLAKALKDNWIGVTAIRIDGVGWTIIAIATGVTLLAHTWAGWIWTWILQELNQSVSSPQFIQVYLKTNIAKYLPGNIWHHYGRIVAAKKANVSAGAATLSVLLEPLLMLAAALIIIVLCSSQFAAANTTLAIQVLQLLSLALVLCAIHPRFLNPVIRFLYRLKAKKSATTQPTVPFSLKSYPLRPLLGELGFMALRATGFILTMSALGSLNVNQIPLLLGAFSCSWLLGFVIPGAPGGLGVFEATAYQLLQHHFPAALVFSAIALYRLISILAETAGATLAYLDERLAKS is encoded by the coding sequence ATGAAGCAATTTTTACGCTGGATAATTTTGGGCGGAACGCTGTTTTTTTTAGCGAAAGCCTTGAAAGATAATTGGATTGGAGTGACTGCTATCCGCATTGATGGGGTAGGATGGACAATTATAGCGATCGCTACAGGCGTAACTTTACTAGCGCATACTTGGGCAGGCTGGATTTGGACTTGGATTCTACAAGAGTTAAATCAATCTGTATCATCTCCCCAATTTATCCAAGTTTACCTAAAAACGAACATCGCTAAATATTTACCAGGTAATATCTGGCATCACTATGGGCGAATTGTCGCCGCCAAAAAAGCTAATGTCTCTGCTGGTGCAGCCACCTTAAGCGTTTTGCTAGAACCCCTACTCATGCTAGCGGCTGCTTTAATCATCATTGTCTTATGCAGTAGCCAATTTGCGGCAGCTAATACTACCCTTGCTATTCAAGTACTACAATTATTGAGTTTAGCTCTAGTTCTTTGTGCAATTCATCCCCGGTTTTTAAACCCAGTTATTCGCTTTTTGTACAGATTAAAAGCAAAAAAGTCTGCTACAACTCAACCAACTGTTCCCTTCAGTCTGAAAAGCTACCCTTTACGCCCTTTATTAGGAGAATTGGGCTTTATGGCACTACGCGCCACTGGGTTTATATTAACTATGTCCGCCCTAGGTTCGTTGAACGTAAATCAAATTCCTTTGTTGCTAGGGGCTTTTAGTTGCTCTTGGCTGTTAGGTTTTGTGATTCCGGGTGCGCCTGGTGGGTTAGGTGTGTTTGAGGCGACTGCCTATCAACTTTTGCAACATCACTTTCCAGCGGCCCTAGTATTCAGTGCGATCGCTCTATATCGCCTCATTAGTATTTTAGCTGAAACTGCGGGCGCTACCCTCGCTTACTTAGACGAACGCCTTGCTAAATCATAA
- a CDS encoding Rpn family recombination-promoting nuclease/putative transposase → MFDNVCRFLAESFSADFATWLLGESISLTQLSPSELSLEPIRADALILLQSDEIVLHIEFQTEAKAEIPFRMTDYRLRVYRKFLRKRMYQVVIYLQPTASELVQQTAFVLENTRHEFGVIRLWEQPSEIFLNTPGLLPFATLSQTKDKTRTLQQVAEAIEQINDTRTQSNIAASTAILAGLVLNKELIKNLLRSDAMRESVIYQDIQQEKALSIIIRQLCRKVGTVPPAQLLKIQALDSTQLDDLAEALLDFSDLTDLEAWLAQNQG, encoded by the coding sequence ATGTTTGATAATGTCTGTCGCTTTTTAGCAGAGTCATTTTCAGCCGATTTCGCTACTTGGTTACTTGGCGAATCTATTTCACTCACCCAACTCAGTCCATCAGAATTATCCCTCGAACCAATTCGAGCAGATGCGTTAATTCTGTTACAGTCAGATGAAATTGTCCTGCATATCGAATTCCAGACCGAAGCAAAAGCCGAAATTCCCTTTCGGATGACTGATTATCGGTTAAGAGTGTATCGAAAATTTCTCCGAAAGCGGATGTATCAAGTTGTCATTTACCTGCAACCCACCGCATCCGAATTAGTCCAGCAAACAGCTTTTGTTTTAGAAAATACCCGTCATGAATTTGGAGTTATTCGTCTTTGGGAACAACCCAGCGAGATATTTTTAAATACTCCTGGTTTGTTACCGTTTGCAACCCTCAGTCAAACTAAGGATAAAACGCGAACATTACAACAGGTTGCAGAAGCTATTGAGCAAATAAACGATACTCGAACACAAAGTAATATTGCTGCTTCAACGGCAATATTAGCTGGGTTAGTATTAAACAAGGAACTGATTAAAAATTTATTACGGAGTGATGCTATGCGCGAGTCTGTAATTTATCAGGATATCCAGCAGGAAAAAGCTTTATCGATTATTATACGACAACTTTGTCGAAAGGTTGGAACTGTACCACCTGCACAGCTATTGAAAATACAAGCTTTGGACTCAACACAGTTGGATGATTTAGCTGAGGCTTTACTTGATTTTTCGGATTTAACCGATTTAGAAGCTTGGTTAGCGCAAAATCAAGGTTAG
- a CDS encoding metallophosphoesterase family protein: MTLNFRFAVVSDLHVALPHTIWDHPSRFHLVEVSISAFQSVLEHLTQLDLDFLLLPGDLTQHGEPENHAWLQQCLAQLPFPVYVVPGNHDVPVLLADQQSIAFADFPHYYTKFGYEDPQQIYYIRQLLPGVKLIGLNSNYFNDEGEQVGCLDAKQLRWLEEVLAASVDELVLVMVHHNVVEHLPNQSNHPLANRYMLSNSAELLQLLRRYGVKLVFTGHLHVQDIAYSDGVYDITTGSLVSYPHPYRVLEFHRDNQGKESLQILSHRVESVPDFPDLQESSRQWMGDRSFPFLVKLLTHSPLNLPLSQAKRLAPSLRDFWATIADGDAVLDYPHFPLEVRRYIETYNASAQSNPGMSTGGTLTLIDNNSTLLLR; the protein is encoded by the coding sequence ATGACTCTCAATTTTCGCTTTGCGGTAGTTAGCGACTTACACGTGGCGCTTCCCCACACAATCTGGGATCATCCTAGCCGTTTTCATCTGGTAGAAGTCAGTATCTCGGCGTTTCAAAGTGTACTAGAACATCTAACACAACTAGATTTAGATTTCTTATTGTTGCCAGGAGATTTAACCCAGCACGGCGAACCAGAAAACCATGCCTGGTTACAACAATGTTTAGCCCAGCTACCTTTTCCCGTCTATGTTGTTCCTGGTAATCATGACGTTCCTGTGCTGTTGGCAGATCAGCAATCAATTGCTTTCGCGGATTTTCCCCACTATTACACGAAGTTTGGCTATGAAGATCCGCAGCAGATTTACTACATTCGTCAATTGCTACCTGGAGTCAAGCTGATTGGATTGAATTCTAACTACTTTAATGACGAGGGGGAGCAGGTAGGGTGTTTGGATGCCAAACAGCTACGGTGGTTAGAAGAGGTGCTGGCGGCATCTGTTGATGAATTAGTTTTGGTGATGGTGCATCATAATGTGGTGGAACATTTACCCAATCAATCGAACCATCCACTGGCAAATCGCTACATGTTGTCCAATTCAGCAGAACTGTTGCAATTGCTGAGGCGCTACGGAGTCAAGCTAGTATTCACAGGGCATTTGCATGTTCAGGATATTGCTTACTCAGATGGAGTATATGATATTACCACTGGTTCTTTAGTGAGCTATCCTCACCCTTATCGGGTGCTAGAGTTTCATCGGGATAACCAAGGTAAAGAATCTTTGCAAATTTTATCCCATCGGGTAGAGTCAGTGCCTGATTTTCCAGACTTGCAAGAGTCATCGCGGCAGTGGATGGGCGATCGCTCTTTTCCCTTTTTAGTCAAGTTACTAACTCACTCTCCATTAAACTTACCACTATCACAGGCGAAAAGATTAGCTCCTAGTTTGCGAGACTTCTGGGCAACTATCGCTGATGGAGATGCAGTATTAGACTATCCCCACTTTCCATTAGAAGTGCGTCGCTATATTGAGACTTATAATGCATCAGCACAGTCCAACCCAGGTATGTCCACTGGTGGAACTCTTACACTGATTGATAATAACAGCACACTTTTGCTGCGTTAG
- a CDS encoding AAA-like domain-containing protein, which produces MLNSQAKRIFISYKRNASPDEPVALQVFQALSQQHKVFIDQTMSVGTRWAECIEAEIRQADFLITFLSALSTSSEMVVAEIETAHHLAKSQSGRPIILPVRLAYQEPFLYPLSAYLNGINWAFWKDAEDTPRLIAELLQAVYGGALAISEEKSKADLIQKSQPSLLPRPFPSAQPVSLEMPEGTMESQSAFYVERSSDALTLETIERQGVTITIKGPRQMGKSSLLIRTINTAVNAGKRVALLDFQLFDKAALTNADLFFRQFCTWLTDELEMTDKVDEYWNMPLGNSQRCTRYVGRYLLKEFGNPIVLAMDEVERVFDTDFRSDFFGMLRSWHNSRATNPIWKQLDLALVTSTEPYQLIDNLNQSPFNVGLVIDLEDFTAAQVADLNRRHGSPFNASEEKQLIALLGGHPYLVRLALYSVASDRLYPTELFANAIAEDGPFGNHLRNHLFRLHNKQELVQGMFQVIHQNTCEDERIFFRLRGAGLVRREGRVVFPRCQLYTDYFREHLRG; this is translated from the coding sequence ATGTTAAACTCACAGGCTAAACGCATCTTCATCAGTTACAAGCGTAATGCTAGCCCCGATGAACCAGTAGCACTCCAAGTCTTCCAAGCACTATCGCAGCAGCACAAAGTCTTCATCGACCAAACCATGTCTGTTGGCACACGCTGGGCTGAATGTATTGAAGCAGAAATCCGCCAAGCTGATTTTTTGATTACTTTCCTTTCTGCTTTGTCAACTAGCAGCGAGATGGTGGTGGCAGAGATAGAGACAGCACACCACTTGGCAAAATCACAGTCAGGACGACCGATAATTCTCCCGGTGCGTCTGGCGTATCAAGAACCGTTCCTGTATCCCTTGAGTGCTTACTTAAATGGGATTAACTGGGCATTCTGGAAAGATGCAGAAGATACGCCGCGACTAATTGCAGAGTTGTTGCAGGCTGTCTATGGCGGTGCATTAGCTATCAGTGAAGAAAAATCAAAAGCAGACTTAATCCAGAAGAGTCAGCCGTCACTCCTACCCCGTCCCTTTCCTTCAGCACAGCCTGTCTCCCTGGAAATGCCCGAAGGAACAATGGAATCGCAATCCGCTTTTTACGTGGAACGCTCATCTGATGCCCTTACTTTAGAGACTATTGAGCGGCAGGGTGTGACAATTACAATTAAAGGCCCCCGGCAAATGGGCAAAAGTTCCCTGTTAATCCGCACAATTAATACTGCTGTGAATGCAGGTAAGCGGGTTGCTTTGCTGGATTTTCAATTGTTTGACAAAGCTGCCTTAACTAATGCTGACCTTTTCTTTCGCCAGTTCTGTACTTGGTTAACTGATGAACTGGAAATGACAGATAAAGTTGATGAGTATTGGAATATGCCTTTGGGCAATAGTCAGCGTTGCACTCGCTACGTCGGCCGCTATTTGCTCAAAGAGTTTGGCAACCCCATTGTCTTAGCGATGGATGAAGTTGAAAGGGTCTTTGATACTGATTTTCGCTCTGATTTCTTTGGAATGCTGCGAAGCTGGCACAATAGCCGCGCCACTAATCCCATCTGGAAGCAACTGGATTTAGCGCTGGTTACTTCCACCGAACCCTACCAGCTAATTGATAATCTCAACCAATCCCCCTTTAATGTTGGGCTAGTAATTGATTTAGAAGATTTTACAGCAGCACAGGTTGCTGATTTAAACCGCCGTCATGGTTCACCCTTCAATGCCAGCGAAGAAAAGCAATTAATAGCGTTGCTAGGTGGACATCCTTACTTAGTACGCCTTGCACTTTACTCAGTTGCTAGCGATCGCCTCTATCCTACCGAATTATTTGCCAATGCGATCGCAGAGGATGGCCCCTTTGGCAATCATTTGCGTAACCACCTCTTCCGGCTGCATAACAAACAGGAGTTGGTTCAAGGTATGTTCCAAGTAATTCACCAGAACACCTGTGAAGATGAGCGCATCTTTTTCCGGTTGCGGGGTGCGGGTTTGGTGCGCCGGGAAGGGCGTGTAGTGTTTCCTCGTTGTCAACTTTATACCGATTATTTCCGGGAGCATCTACGTGGGTAA
- a CDS encoding P83/100 family protein — protein sequence MGNPSIYTVGGTVQAGSGIYIPRQADEELLGLCRSAIFAYVLTPRQMGKSSLMVRTADTLREEGISSVIVDLQELGASVTAEQWYFGFLVKLDDQLMFDTDVVSWWQEHEHLGVSQRLTQFFEKVLLAEVEGQVVIFVDEIDSTLSLDFTDDFFIAIRYLYVARATNPEFGRLSFVLMGVATPGDLISDAKRTPFNIGQRVDLTDFTFEEALPFAEGLGLPSDESKQVLRQVLKWTGGHPYLTQRLCDALVLIPPTPLKKGGNELPDLEIPTAPVSNSSIVPPFLRGVRGDRVLSSADIDSIVSSTFFGAMSEQDNNLQFVRDMLTKRSPDPEVLTIYREIRWGKRAVVDEEQSLAKSHLKLSGVVRRENNVLRVRNEVYRQVFDYKWINKHLPFNLRDRWEQLKPALPYVIVMIVFSTLSTGVAWYIYKQNLIAQKARDSEKEQRLIAQDALKREQTQRQEADRQTKNAQNQQQKAEEQHREADKQRQRAETGEAQAKSAQELAEKRGIDLEKALKQTKAAEQLAKDRQADAEKQRNIAQKQEQQAIAAKADADKRRINAEILANSLKSQNLMASNFELDALIEGLKVGKRLKTPNKKVEPNTRVLAVATLQQVIYGVKERNRLEAHSSSVRGVAFSPDGQTIASASDDKTVKLWNRNGQLLQTLTGHSSSVWGVAFSPDGQTIASASDDKTVKLWNRNGQLLQTLTGHSSSVRGVAFSPDGQTIASASDDKTVKLWNRNGQLLQTLTGHSSSVWGVAFSPDGQTIASASDDKTVKLWNRNGQLLQTLTGHSSSVWGVAFSPDGQTIASASDDKTVKLWNRNGQLLQTLTGHSSSVRGVAFSPDGQTIASASDDKTVKLWNRNGQLLQTLTGHSSSVNGVAFRPDGQTIASASDDKTVKLWNRNGQLLQTLTGHSSSVWGVAFSPDGQTIASASDDKTVKLWNRNGQLLQTLTGHSSSVWGVAFSPDGQTIASASDDKTVKLWNRNGQLLQTLTGHSSSVRGVAFSPDGQTIASASDDKTVKLWNRNGQLLQTLTGHSSSVWGVAFSPDDQTIASASDDKTVKLWNRNGQLLQTLTGHSSSVRGVAFSPDGQTIASASDDKTVKLWNRNGQLLQTLTGHSSSVRGVAFSPDGQTIASASDDKTVKLWNRNGQLLQTLTGHSSSVWGVAFSPDGQTIASASSDKTVKLWNLNLDDLMVKGCTWVRDYLQNNPNVSKDDKHLCDDIGTRR from the coding sequence GTGGGTAATCCAAGCATTTACACCGTGGGGGGGACTGTACAGGCTGGCAGTGGGATTTACATTCCCCGTCAAGCTGATGAGGAATTGCTTGGTTTATGTCGGTCAGCAATATTCGCCTATGTGCTAACGCCGCGCCAAATGGGTAAGTCTAGCCTGATGGTACGCACGGCAGACACATTAAGGGAAGAGGGGATTAGCTCAGTAATTGTTGACCTTCAGGAATTGGGGGCAAGTGTCACAGCCGAACAGTGGTATTTTGGCTTTTTGGTCAAACTGGATGACCAACTTATGTTTGATACAGATGTGGTGAGTTGGTGGCAAGAACACGAGCATCTGGGAGTATCGCAACGGCTGACACAGTTTTTTGAGAAGGTTTTGCTGGCTGAGGTTGAAGGGCAAGTGGTGATTTTTGTGGATGAAATTGACTCTACCCTCAGCCTGGATTTTACCGATGATTTTTTTATCGCAATTCGTTATCTCTATGTTGCCCGTGCGACTAATCCTGAGTTTGGGCGGCTTTCTTTTGTTTTAATGGGGGTAGCGACTCCCGGCGATTTAATCAGCGATGCCAAGCGCACACCGTTTAATATTGGACAGCGTGTGGATTTAACTGATTTTACCTTTGAGGAAGCCTTACCCTTCGCTGAGGGATTGGGATTACCCAGCGATGAGTCTAAGCAGGTATTACGCCAGGTGTTGAAGTGGACGGGGGGACATCCTTATTTAACGCAGCGTCTCTGTGATGCCTTGGTTTTGATCCCCCCAACCCCCCTTAAAAAGGGGGGCAATGAACTTCCAGATTTGGAGATTCCCACAGCCCCCGTTAGCAACAGTTCTATTGTTCCCCCCTTCTTAAGGGGGGTTAGGGGGGATCGAGTCTTATCCTCTGCCGATATAGACAGCATAGTTAGCAGCACATTTTTTGGCGCAATGAGCGAACAAGACAATAACTTGCAGTTTGTCCGCGATATGCTCACCAAACGCTCACCAGACCCGGAGGTTTTGACTATTTACCGCGAGATTCGCTGGGGTAAGCGGGCGGTTGTGGATGAAGAACAGTCTTTAGCTAAATCTCACTTAAAGCTTTCAGGGGTGGTGCGGCGGGAGAATAATGTTTTGCGGGTGCGGAATGAAGTTTATCGGCAAGTCTTTGATTATAAGTGGATTAATAAACATTTGCCGTTTAACTTGCGGGATAGATGGGAACAGCTTAAACCTGCACTGCCTTATGTGATTGTAATGATTGTATTTTCGACATTATCGACGGGAGTCGCTTGGTATATTTACAAGCAAAATCTGATTGCCCAAAAAGCCCGTGACAGTGAAAAAGAGCAACGTTTAATTGCTCAAGATGCCCTAAAAAGAGAACAAACACAGCGGCAAGAAGCAGACCGTCAAACAAAAAATGCTCAGAACCAGCAGCAAAAAGCAGAGGAACAACACCGGGAGGCAGACAAGCAGCGTCAAAGGGCTGAAACAGGTGAGGCACAAGCCAAGTCGGCACAGGAATTAGCAGAAAAACGAGGAATAGACTTAGAAAAAGCCCTTAAGCAAACAAAAGCGGCTGAACAATTAGCAAAGGATAGACAGGCAGACGCTGAAAAACAGCGAAACATTGCCCAGAAACAAGAACAGCAAGCAATTGCCGCCAAAGCCGATGCAGATAAACGCCGGATAAATGCCGAAATTCTTGCCAATAGCCTGAAATCACAAAACCTGATGGCATCAAATTTTGAACTTGATGCTTTAATAGAAGGTTTGAAGGTAGGAAAACGACTCAAAACACCAAATAAAAAGGTAGAACCAAATACCCGCGTTTTGGCAGTAGCCACACTCCAGCAAGTAATTTATGGAGTCAAAGAACGTAACCGATTAGAAGCTCATAGCAGTTCGGTTAGGGGCGTGGCATTTAGCCCCGACGGTCAAACCATTGCCTCTGCAAGTGATGACAAGACGGTGAAGCTGTGGAATCGCAACGGGCAACTCTTACAAACTCTCACTGGTCATAGCAGTTCGGTTTGGGGCGTGGCATTTAGCCCCGACGGTCAAACCATTGCCTCTGCAAGTGATGACAAGACGGTGAAGCTGTGGAATCGCAACGGGCAACTCTTACAAACTCTCACTGGTCATAGCAGTTCGGTTAGGGGCGTGGCATTTAGCCCCGACGGTCAAACCATTGCCTCTGCAAGTGATGACAAGACGGTGAAGCTGTGGAATCGCAACGGGCAACTCTTACAAACTCTCACTGGTCATAGCAGTTCGGTTTGGGGCGTGGCATTTAGCCCCGACGGTCAAACCATTGCCTCTGCAAGTGATGACAAGACGGTGAAGCTGTGGAATCGCAACGGGCAACTCTTACAAACTCTCACTGGTCATAGCAGTTCGGTTTGGGGCGTGGCATTTAGCCCCGACGGTCAAACCATTGCCTCTGCAAGTGATGACAAGACGGTGAAGCTGTGGAATCGCAACGGGCAACTCTTACAAACTCTCACTGGTCATAGCAGTTCGGTTAGGGGCGTGGCATTTAGCCCCGACGGTCAAACCATTGCCTCTGCAAGTGATGACAAGACGGTGAAGCTGTGGAATCGCAACGGGCAACTCTTACAAACTCTCACTGGTCATAGCAGTTCGGTTAATGGCGTGGCATTTAGGCCCGACGGTCAAACCATTGCCTCTGCAAGTGATGACAAGACGGTGAAGCTGTGGAATCGCAACGGGCAACTCTTACAAACTCTCACTGGTCATAGCAGTTCGGTTTGGGGCGTGGCATTTAGCCCCGACGGTCAAACCATTGCCTCTGCAAGTGATGACAAGACGGTGAAGCTGTGGAATCGCAACGGGCAACTCTTACAAACTCTCACTGGTCATAGCAGTTCGGTTTGGGGCGTGGCATTTAGCCCCGACGGTCAAACCATTGCCTCTGCAAGTGATGACAAGACGGTGAAGCTGTGGAATCGCAACGGGCAACTCTTACAAACTCTCACTGGTCATAGCAGTTCGGTTAGGGGCGTGGCATTTAGCCCCGACGGTCAAACCATTGCCTCTGCAAGTGATGACAAGACGGTGAAGCTGTGGAATCGCAACGGGCAACTCTTACAAACTCTCACTGGTCATAGCAGTTCGGTTTGGGGCGTGGCATTTAGCCCCGACGATCAAACCATTGCCTCTGCAAGTGATGACAAGACGGTGAAGCTGTGGAATCGCAACGGGCAACTCTTACAAACTCTCACTGGTCATAGCAGTTCGGTTAGGGGCGTGGCATTTAGCCCCGACGGTCAAACCATTGCCTCTGCAAGTGATGACAAGACGGTGAAGCTGTGGAATCGCAACGGGCAACTCTTACAAACTCTCACTGGTCATAGCAGTTCGGTTAGGGGCGTGGCATTTAGCCCCGACGGTCAAACCATTGCCTCTGCAAGTGATGACAAGACGGTGAAGCTGTGGAATCGCAACGGGCAACTCTTACAAACTCTCACTGGTCATAGCAGTTCGGTTTGGGGCGTGGCATTTAGCCCCGACGGTCAAACCATTGCCTCTGCAAGTTCTGACAAGACGGTGAAACTGTGGAATCTCAATTTGGATGATTTAATGGTTAAGGGTTGTACTTGGGTGCGCGATTATTTGCAAAATAACCCCAATGTGAGCAAGGACGATAAGCATTTATGTGATGATATTGGCACACGCAGGTGA
- a CDS encoding DUF6658 family protein produces MNAVRLFLKQIRLRQILTIFLAGLLLIVSTACSGANAQGANPQNPAVQAGGANNPYKNGGDKYGNYRMSTDPKIANPKASQGRDQASLQPSLELLIATADRESKILYPGAETPAGRINKEAELPLITDKDFRQPEPGGLIQNEPNVGDRVQDRLETVKETVEEASGFLKNKADEASRRPELQRNPAVGR; encoded by the coding sequence GTGAACGCTGTGAGACTATTCTTGAAACAAATAAGATTGCGCCAGATATTAACTATCTTTTTAGCTGGACTATTGTTGATAGTCAGCACTGCTTGTAGTGGGGCAAATGCTCAAGGTGCAAATCCACAAAACCCTGCTGTGCAAGCTGGTGGAGCAAACAATCCTTATAAGAATGGTGGAGACAAGTATGGCAACTACAGAATGTCTACCGATCCGAAAATAGCAAATCCAAAAGCCAGTCAGGGACGCGACCAAGCTAGCTTACAACCAAGTTTGGAATTGTTGATTGCTACAGCAGATAGAGAATCTAAGATACTTTATCCTGGTGCTGAGACACCAGCAGGTCGAATCAATAAAGAAGCAGAGTTGCCACTCATCACAGATAAAGATTTCCGCCAGCCTGAACCCGGTGGTTTGATTCAGAATGAACCAAATGTTGGAGATCGGGTTCAAGATCGGCTTGAGACTGTAAAAGAGACTGTTGAAGAAGCTTCCGGCTTTTTGAAAAATAAGGCAGATGAAGCAAGTCGCAGACCTGAATTACAAAGAAATCCAGCAGTAGGCAGATAG
- a CDS encoding S-methyl-5'-thioadenosine phosphorylase codes for MAQASIGIIGGSGLYKMDALKDVEEVHIQTPFGSPSDALILGTLDGTRVAFLARHGRNHTLLPSELPFRANIYAMKQLGVKYLISASAVGSLKEEAKPLDMVVPDQFIDRTKNRISTFFGEGIVAHIAFGDPICKNLAAVLADAIASLNLPDVTLHRSGTYVCMEGPAFSTKAESNLYRSWGATIIGMTNLPEAKLAREAEIAYSTLALVTDYDCWHPDHDSVTVELVIGNLLRNAVNAQKVIQETVRRLSENPPTSEAHSALQYAILTQLDKAPAATKEKLGLLLQKYL; via the coding sequence ATGGCTCAAGCTAGTATTGGGATTATTGGTGGCAGTGGTCTGTATAAAATGGACGCGCTCAAAGATGTAGAAGAGGTGCATATCCAAACCCCCTTTGGTTCACCATCTGATGCTTTGATTCTGGGAACATTGGATGGTACACGGGTAGCTTTTTTGGCGCGTCATGGCCGCAATCACACGCTGTTACCCTCTGAGTTACCGTTTCGCGCTAATATCTATGCGATGAAGCAATTGGGTGTGAAGTATTTAATTTCAGCTAGTGCTGTGGGTTCCTTGAAGGAAGAGGCGAAACCATTGGATATGGTGGTGCCAGATCAGTTTATTGACAGAACCAAAAATCGGATTTCCACGTTTTTCGGTGAGGGAATTGTGGCTCATATTGCCTTTGGCGATCCGATTTGTAAGAACTTGGCTGCTGTGTTGGCAGATGCGATCGCATCTCTCAATTTACCAGATGTTACTCTGCATCGCAGCGGTACTTATGTGTGCATGGAAGGGCCAGCTTTTTCCACTAAGGCAGAATCGAATCTTTACCGCAGTTGGGGCGCAACTATCATTGGGATGACGAATTTACCAGAGGCGAAGTTGGCAAGGGAAGCGGAAATTGCATACTCAACCTTAGCGCTGGTGACAGATTATGATTGTTGGCATCCAGACCATGACAGTGTGACGGTGGAATTGGTGATTGGCAATTTGCTGCGGAATGCTGTGAATGCTCAAAAGGTGATTCAAGAAACTGTGCGGCGCTTGAGTGAAAATCCGCCAACCAGTGAGGCGCATTCGGCGTTGCAGTATGCGATTTTGACTCAATTGGATAAAGCACCAGCCGCAACGAAGGAAAAGTTAGGGTTATTGTTGCAGAAGTATTTGTAA